A part of Rattus rattus isolate New Zealand chromosome 6, Rrattus_CSIRO_v1, whole genome shotgun sequence genomic DNA contains:
- the LOC116903841 gene encoding amiloride-sensitive amine oxidase [copper-containing], with the protein MRLAQMCLAFGWAAVILVLQTVDTASAVRTPYDKARVFADLSPQEIKAVHSFLMNREELGLQPSKEPTLAKNSVFLIEMLLPKKKHVLKFLDEGRKGPNREARAVIFFGAQDYPNITEFAVGPLPRPYYIRALSPRPGHHLSWSSRPISTAEYDLLYHMLKRATMPLHQFFLDTTGFSFLGCDDRCLTFTDVAPRGVASGQRRSWFIVQRDVEGYFLHPTGLEILLDHGSTDVQDWRVEQLWYNGKFYNSPEELARKYAVGEVDTVVLEDPLPNGTEKPPLFSSYKPRGEFHTPVNVAGPHVVQPSGPRYKLEGNTVLYGDWSFSYRLRSSSGLQIFNVLFGGERVAYEVSVQEAVALYGGHTPAGMQTKYIDVGWGLGSVTHELAPGIDCPETATFLDAFHYYDSDGPVRYPHALCLFEMPTGVPLRRHFNSNFKGGFNFYAGLKGYVLVLRTTSTVYNYDYIWDFIFYSNGVMEAKMHATGYVHATFYTPEGLRHGTRLQTHLLGNIHTHLVHYRVDMDVAGTKNSFQTLKMKLENITNPWSPSHSLVQPTLEQTQYSQEHQAAFRFGQTLPKYLLFSSPQKNCWGHRRSYRLQIHSMAEQVLPPGWQEERAVTWARYPLAVTKYRESERYSSSLYNQNDPWDPPVVFEEFLRNNENIEDEDLVAWVTVGFLHIPHSEDVPNTATPGNSVGFLLRPFNFFPEDPSLASRDTVIVWPQDKGLNHVQRWIPEDRRCLVSPPFSYNGTYKPV; encoded by the exons ATGAGGCTTGCACAAATGTGTCTGGCCTTCGGCTGGGCAGCTGTCATATTGGTTCTACAGACGGTAGACACAGCATCTGCTGTGAGGACTCCTTATGACAAAGCGAGGGTATTTGCGGACCTGAGCCCCCAGGAGATAAAGGCTGTTCACAGCTTCCTGATGAACAGGGAGGAGCTGGGGCTGCAGCCATCCAAGGAACCGACTTTGGCCAAAAACTCTGTGTTTCTCATTGAGATGCTACTGCCCAAGAAGAAGCATGTGTTGAAATTTCtggatgaaggaagaaaaggtccTAACCGGGAAGCTAGGGCTGTCATCTTCTTCGGTGCCCAGGACTACCCCAATATCACTGAGTTTGCTGTGGGGCCCCTGCCACGGCCTTACTATATTCGAGCACTATCCCCCAGGCCAGGGCACCATCTGTCCTGGTCATCCAGGCCCATCTCCACAGCAGAGTACGACCTCCTCTACCACATGCTGAAGAGAGCCACCATGCCTCTGCACCAGTTTTTCCTTGACACCACTGGCTTCTCATTCCTAGGCTGTGACGACCGATGCTTGACTTTTACCGACGTGGCTCCACGTGGTGTGGCGTCTGGTCAGCGTAGAAGCTGGTTTATTGTGCAGCGCGATGTGGAAGGCTACTTCCTGCATCCTACAGGGCTGGAGATCCTATTGGATCATGGGAGCACAGATGTCCAGGACTGGAGAGTGGAGCAGCTCTGGTATAACGGCAAGTTCTACAACAGCCCAGAGGAACTGGCTCGGAAATACGCAGTTGGAGAAGTGGACACGGTGGTCCTCGAGGACCCACTGCCCAATGGCACAGAGAAGCCCCCACTCTTTTCTTCCTACAAGCCCCGGGGGGAATTCCATACACCAGTCAATGTTGCTGGCCCCCACGTTGTCCAGCCCAGCGGCCCCCGATATAAACTAGAGGGCAACACTGTGCTCTATGGAGATTGGAGCTTCTCTTATCGGCTAAGATCCTCTTCTGGGCTTCAGATCTTCAATGTGCTCTTTGGAGGTGAGCGTGTTGCCTACGAGGTCAGTGTGCAGGAGGCTGTGGCACTATATGGAGGACACACACCTGCAGGTATGCAGACTAAGTACATTGATGTTGGCTGGGGCCTGGGCAGTGTCACTCACGAGTTGGCCCCTGGCATTGACTGTCCAGAGACTGCTACTTTCCTGGATGCCTTCCACTATTACGACAGCGATGGCCCTGTCCGTTATCCACATGCTCTGTGCCTCTTTGAGATGCCCACAGGGGTGCCCCTGAGGCGCCACTTTAACTCAAACTTTAAAGGTGGCTTCAACTTCTATGCGGGTTTGAAGGGATATGTGCTGGTGCTACGGACGACATCAACTGTCTATAATTATGATTACATCTGGGATTTCATCTTCTACTCTAATGGGGTGATGGAGGCCAAGATGCACGCCACTGGCTATGTCCATGCGACCTTCTACACTCCTGAGGGACTGCGCCATGGCACTCGCTTACAAACCCACCTGCTTGGTAACATCCACACCCACCTGGTGCACTACCGTGTTGACATGGACGTGGCAG gcaccAAGAACAGCTTCCAGACACTGAAGATGAAGCTGGAAAACATCACCAATCCCTGGAGCCCGAGTCACTCCCTGGTCCAGCCCACACTTGAGCAGACCCAGTACTCCCAGGAGCACCAGGCTGCATTCCGCTTCGGACAGACTCTGCCCAAGTACCTGCTCTTTAGCAGCCCCCAAAAGAactgctggggtcacaggcgCAGCTACCGCCTGCAGATCCATTCTATGGCTGAGCAGGTGCTGCCACCAGGCTGGCAGGAGGAGCGGGCTGTCACTTGGGCCAG GTATCCTTTGGCTGTAACAAAGTATCGGGAATCTGAGCGCTACAGCAGCAGCCTCTACAACCAGAATGACCCCTGGGATCCCCCCGTGGTCTTTGAGGAGTTCCTTCGGAACAACGAGAACATTGAAGATGAG GATTTGGTGGCCTGGGTGACAGTGGGCTTCCTGCACATCCCTCACTCAGAAGATGTCCCCAACACAGCCACACCTGGAAACTCTGTGGGCTTCTTGCTCCGGCCCTTCAACTTCTTCCCAGAGGACCCATCCCTGGCATCTAGAGACACTGTGATAGTGTGGCCCCAGGACAAGGGCCTCAACCATGTCCAGCGCTGGATCCCTGAGGACAGGCGCTGCTTGGTGTCTCCCCCTTTCAGCTACAATGGGACCTACAAGCCTGTGTGA